The DNA window CAGACGGGGGATACACAAAGGAAGAACTCCAGGAGTACCTCGAGTTTGCGATGGAAGGCCGACGACGGGTGAAAGAGCAACTCAAGCGAATGGGCGGGATGGAGTACAGAGCAGTCAACTTCTCCTACACCGATTTAGATACTCGCGAGGAGATCTTCGTCACCGTCCCAGAGGAAGCAGAGGAGACACTCATCCCCCAGGGATCCCAACAACCAGGCTCGATATACACAATCGGGAATTCGGAGTCCAGTAATGCGGTCTTCCGGATTGAAACGCAGGCGCTGCCGGGGAAAGGGAAGAAAAGCATCTCAGGCACCCCTGGCTCTGCAATGAAAGAAGAGTTCCAGACGGCCTACGACTACCTCAAAGCAAATATGCGGGAGCTCTCTCGAGACGAAACTCTCGACGATCACGATATTAAAATTCAGGTGTTGAACCCTTCAGAGGCATCTGAAGGGACGGCTACCAGCGTCGGGTTCTTAGTAGGGATAATCTCCAGTATCCTCGATCGTCCAGTACGGCCTCGGCTTGTCGTACTTGGAAGCATGAGCCTCATGGGTGAACTCGTCGAAGCGAGTTCGCTCGTCGATAAGCTTCAGCTAGCAGTCGATTCAGGAGCAGGAACCGTACTACTTCCTGCGAAAAATAAAGACAGCTTTAGCAAGATTCCAGATGAAATTCTGGATGAGTTAGAACTGGTCTTCTATACTGATCCTATTGAAGCGGCGAGTAAGGCACTCCAGTTGGAATAGCTCTATGAGAGCTGTGCGATTAATAAAACTGGATGAAAGCTCGGTATGATATTTGAAATATACGGAATTAATACTCTTCGTAAACTGTTGCTGACAGTGCATGCCCATTACATTTTGAGAGGACTCACATCACTATTGGCGCAACTCCATACTCGTGTTCGCGTTGTGTTTTGCGCGCCTGAACAGGGTGCAGGCGCGTCAGAGAAAATGCCTGCGTGAAAACCCAATGACACAGCGAACGACACGGACTCCCGAACACGGAAAGACGGCATGTTTGAATTCGGCCTGGAAAACCCAACGTCAACAGTATACTGCTCGCCGGCGTGCGCCATTTCGCACCAGGACCAGGTCCGACTCGAGATCGAGAGGGCACAGTCATGATTCTCGAGGTTCAGCAGACTCGAGGACACCACGTTGTACTCGGCGTCGACGAAGAGTTCTGCGAGACAGTCGTTACGGCCTGCGAGCTGCGAAGTGAGTGGTTCGAATCACATGGTGACGAAGAAGTCGGAAAGCGACTGGACGTGATCGCGACGATCTGGATGGTTGGATGTCGACATGGGCGTGTCCACACCCGAGTAGCGTGGCTGGCACTCGCGGCTGATGCCAGTGAGTGGTACGCTCAGTCGCTTCAGAGAACTCGAGAGAATGAACTTACTCGTCGAGCGAAAGTCGCGCACCGACAGTTGAGGAGTGTACTCCAAGAGCATCGACGAATGATTGGATACGAACTCTGAAGGAGATAAAGGTAGGGCCACTGTCTCGAGGCGCTAACATCGAGATTCTGGAAACAGTGGTGTCTTGTTGAGAATCGAGTTACCCCCACAGAATGAGTCATCGTACTTCGTGGGCTAACCAATACCATGACTGCCACCAGTGAAATCCTATCGCTTGTCTGTACTGGCTTCGTCCGCTAACTGGAGACGAAATCGTAGAACCACCAGCTATTGTTAACCAACAAAGGATGGTTATCCCGGCGTCTGTTGGTTAAATACGTGGGGTGAATACACCTCATGTGCGATCTGAATTACTGAGAGAAGTCTACAAGGAGCACCTCTATCGATTTGTTCTGGAATAATCCGTTAGAGAACGCACCCCCTATCGATTTGTTCAGGGAAGCCAAGTCGGCAGGGACACACCCCTATCGACTTGTTTTTCGCACTCACTGAGAATCGTTGCGAGGTTGAGCCTGTACTACCGCTCAGAGTTCATCACCATGAACGTCGTTAAACCGAGAGTCTTCACGAAAGGTGTCCATGATCGTTACAGGGCTCTCAGCAAACAAGAACTCGAGATAACTGCCTGAGTGTGGGCCCTGCTTTTGCATTCGGATTCGACGAACGAGTATGTCGATAGCTCCTTCATCTTGTTGACGTACGTTTTTGGTGATACAGTCGACTTTTACACATCGATGACGGGGGGTGGGCCGCAGCGATATACTTCGCCACCGGCTCAAGCCAAGAGCTGAAAGAAGGGCGAATATGAGGGGTAGAACAAATGACATGGGGAGATATACATCGACGGAGGTCAAGTTTTTTAGTACCCCCGCCATATAGCAGAGGTATGGACGGCAGCAATCAAGGTGGCACTGATCAACCTACGATAGAAGGGGAAACGACACAATCAGAGACAGAGGAAAAGCCCGACGTCACCCAGGACAATTTCGCTGCCGACAACGCGCCTCTCGGCCTTCCCGAAGGCGCCTCTGACGAGAGTACGCAGCAGTCGATCCGGGATATGCTCAACGAGGACGGGAGTGGGTCAGTATTCGTCAACCGTGATCTCGTCGAGCCCGACACCATCATCGATGAAGAGCGGATCGTCGGTCGCGACGATCAACTTGAATCAGTCGTGTCATTCCTGAGGCCGACACTGCAAGGAAACCGGCCGCCGAATATGCTCCTCTACGGCCCTGCTGGAACTGGGAAGTCACTCATCATCGGTGCTGTGACACAGCAGATCGTCGAACTCTGCAAGTCGAAGGGTGAGAACTTCGGTGTCGTCGATATCAACTGCCAGCCGATCAACACTCTTGACCAGGCTGTCTACGAACTCGTCCAGACAGTTGCAAAAGACATTGACGCAAAAGTGGGCGTGCCCGAAACTGGCGTGTCGACTAAGCGCAAGTACCGACGTCTCTACGAACTTATCAACGAACACTACGACTCGGTCATCTTCATCCTCGACGAGATCGACCTTCTGGTGGGACGCCGCGCCAACGACGAACCCGCTTACTCGAAATTGCTCTATCAGCTCTCGCGAGCCAGCAACACAAACGAGATCGAGGGACGAGTTTCCGTCGCAGTGCTGACGAACGATCCGAAGTTCATGGAGGACATCGACGGGCGTGCCGAGAGTTCGTTCAATCCTCGAGACGTCTACTTCCCAGATTACGATGCAAATCAGCTGCGCGAGATTCTCCGGAATCGTCGCGATGCCTTCCGACCGGATGCACTCTCCGATGACGTAATCCCACTCGTTGCTGCCTTCGCAGCGCAGAGCCACGGGGATGCTCGGAAAGCCATCGACCTGTTTCGTGGCGCCGGCGACCTTGCCGACGAACGCGGAGACGACAGTGTCGAAGAACACCACGTCCGCGAGTCTCAGGAGGAAATCGACAAGGATCGGTCGCTGAAGCTCGTTGAGGGACTCACAACTCAAAAGAAGATCTCGTTGTATGCTACCGCCGCAGTGGCCCATTACTCGAAGCGCTCGGGAAACTCTGTTCCGAGCCCAGTTGGTTTCAAAGTGTATCAGTGGGTGACCGACGAACTCGACACAGATCAGATGACTCGGGAGACATACGTCAAGTACGTCAAGGAGCTTTCTACGTACGGACTGATTTCGACGTCGAGGAAGAGTCGGGGTCGCGGTGGTGGGATGTATATGGAGTTCACCTTCACGGGTGATCCCACAGGGATCATGAACCGGCTCACTGAGGATACTCGATTAGAGAGTATTGCTGACCAGGAAGAATTCCTTCGAACGGTGGTCAACGCACAACTGAATGAGTTCCACCAGGACTAAGATAGGCGATCTTCGTGAAGCTAGAGTGTAGACACCCCCCCCGTCGTCGATGTGTAATTCTTGACCTCTCCCCCCGTCATCGAAGTGTAAATGTTCTCGATGCGATGGCTGGATTCTCGAAACCGAGCAAGGATGATTCGATATTAGTGAACGTAAATTCCAGGCCACTCCAAAGAGGGTGTGCTCTCATGAGGATTTACTGGTTTTGAGAGATGCGTTCGTCCAAATGAGGCGAAGTGGGTCACAGACGAATCTTGACTCGTGATTCAACCCTCCCTCTCCGTCATCGATGTGTAAACCACCGATGTAAGAAGGGTAGAGACGATGAAACGAACGGTCTCAACCATGGGAAAGGATCCAACTGCAGCGATATCAGGAAAAGAAAGTATAGAATAACGGTCGACGATAGCAATCTACCTTGTTCGGTCAGCTGGAGTGATACTCCACATAACACTCACTCTAGGTCCATTGCGGCTCTGGTTTATTCGGAGGTTACTTAAAACTTTGCCAGATCAAAGGTATAAGTTTCATATATGGTATTTCTGGGTGTTAAGACCTCTCGCCCGTGTTTACGACGGCTCCGCCTATTTTCGACGGTCTCGTTTACTAACCCCGGCCTCTTCTCACGCTTTTACACATCGATGACGGGGGGAGAGGGTCATCCTTACCAGTCTCGCCAAATATCCAAGGTCACTACCCCACCCTACTTCGCTCGGCCTGACGGCCTCGTTTGTGGAGGAGCACTAGGTTTATACAGCTCGCAGCGCTTCCTTCATGTATGAGCCTCGAAGAGACAGTCGATCACCTCGCTGAGGAACTCGACCTCGAGCGAAGTGACCACGTCCGAGAGGTCGGTCAGTCGGTCGCAGAGCTTCGCGACTGATCGAAACAGTTCTCTGAAATCTCGTTCGACGAGCCCAGATTCCAGATAATCGATGAACTCCGGCTTTGTCGGCCCCGCTTCCTTCAGGAGATCGCCTCGCTCTGTGCGTTCCAAGACTGCACAAGCAAACTCCGTACAGTGGTCTTCGTGCCGAGTGGCGTACGTCGACAGTGCATCACGCCAGTGCATATCAACTCCTGGATAGAAACAGTCCGTCTCGGAACGAAAGTGAAGGTAACGAGCAACGGTAGGAGACTATACTGGCCCAAATTATGCGGTGTGAAGGGCGTGATCAGATCTATAGCGGTATAGGATCGTTTCGGGCGGACTGTACCTCCGGACGTCGTTCTGTGACGTCAGTTGTGGTGTGGGCGGCGCTGTTTGGCGATTCAGCAGACTCCATCAGATGGAGACTCTCTCTGTGGCGTCATCAATGCCCATCTTCGTCGACCGAGTGGCAGAGCTTACTCCCACGTGAAATCCTTCGCTGTTTTCTTGTGTACCTGCTTCGCTGGTGTGTATTCGGTCCTTTTTTCGTGATATCCGTATTCAGGAACGACGACCGCAGCCTTTCCGACGGGTCGATCAGTCGTGTAAAGGCTGGTCTTGATCGTCTCGTTGGTCTCGAACAAACGTCCATTTCTTCGGCAATATTGGGTGTGATTGTGTGTCACTATCAACCTCCGCACGGTAAGAGAAAACGCCCCTGAAGCTTCAATGACGATTCTTCGGGGCTAAGCACCCACCTACCACCGGAAAGGAATCCCCACCCTTTCCTTTTCGTGTCAGCACAAACTCGTATTACTCAGCCCCGCTCATGGACGGGTCGTGGAGTTCGAATGGATAGGAATAGCGCGGGGTGACAATGATGTGGTAGCTGGTTGGCTATGAGGGCGACGTTGGCAACGACTAACCCCCTCCCCCGCGCTGTTAGAGAATTGGTCCCAGTGAACGTAACCGAATTGGCCGCGTCGGCCCGCCCTACCCAAACTCACCAGTCTGTGTTATCACGGTTCCACTGCCATCAACAGGAGGGTAGAGGTACGAAACGTCCGCTTTCAATCGATCAACCAGGTCCTGAGCGTGGTGCGCGTTCTTTGCACCATGAGATTACCATGCCCCTTAACGGCGCTTGCTGGAGGGAGGATTAGTGTCACTGCTCCTCGCTTTTCACGTCCGCCAGTAGGACGGAGTCAATAGCACCAACACCGGAATGATCTCGATCCGCCCGACCCACATAAGGAAGATCATGACAAGCTTCGTTGACTGGGGGAACGGATCATAGCTTTCGAGTGGGCCTGCGATACCGAACGCTGGTCCGATATTAAAGAACGTTGCTGCTGCAGCACTCATCGCCTCAAACTCCGAGACTGTTAATTGTACCCGGGAAGCGTCGATCACGACGAAAATCGTCGCCAGAATGAAAAACACGAGGCTCACGAGGGTGTACGCATAGATATCCCGAATCGTCTCTTCGTCGATGACGGATCCACTCAGTCGGACTGGGCGAATCGCGCTTGGACTAGCTGCCGTAAACAGGTCGCGTCGAAACGCCTTCACGACGACCAACCAGCGCAGAGTTTTAATCGAACAGGTCGTACTGCCGGCCATTCCACCGATGAACATACAGACGAACAGGAGGTGTTTGGGCCCCGCCGACCAGAGGTTGAAGTCTGTGCTCGCGTAGCCAGTGGTTGTTACGATTGAGACAACTTGAAAGATAGCGTGTCGAGCGATCTCTTCGAGGTTCGTGTATGGCCCGCCATTCGCGAACAACATCCCACCAACACCGAGGGAAAAGAATCCGAGGATCGCGACGTAGAACCGAAACTCGTCGCTGTTCCGGAGCCGGTCAAAGTTTCCTTGGAAGACGAAGTAGAGTAAAACGAAACTGGTTGCACCGATCGCCATAAACGGAATAATCACCCACTGCACAGCAGGAGAGAAAGCAGCGATACTGTCCCCCCGCGGTGAAAAGCCACTCGTCGAAATCGTCGTGAACGCGTGCGCAATAGCATCGTACAACGTCATCTCCGGGGCATATCCGACTAGGTGAAGCCCGTAGAGAACCGCCACCTGAAGCCCGGTCAGACCGATATAGAGCTTCCAGAGAAGGGCGGCTGTTTCCGAAATTTGGGGGGTGAGTTTGTTGACGTCCTGTGTCTGGGTTTCGGTCTCCATGAGCTGTGCCCCACCGACGGATAGCTGGGAGAGGACCGCCGTCGCTAGCACAAGAATTCCGAGCCCACCGAGCCACTGAAGGACCGCTCGCCACATGAGGATGGCCCGTGAGTGGCGTTCGAAATTTACGACGACCGTCGCCCCGGTCGTCGTGACGCCGCTCATACTCTCGAAGAGCGCGTTCACAGGTTCTGCGAGTGTGCCTTCCCCAGCCAGCAGAAATGGAACGGCACCGACGAGAGCGATGCTCAGCCACGTCAGGGAGACCATCAGAAACGCCTCTCGTGCACGGAGGTCACGCTCGTCGGTCAGCTGTTCGAGACCGAGTCCGAGAAGTGCTGTGCCAAATATCGGGAGGACGAACGGGAGCAGTGCCGTTCCGTCGTAGAGAGCGATTCCGAGTGGGAGTAGTAACGGCACCCACAACCATTTGAGAATCGTTCCAACTAACCGGCAGCTTACCCGCCAGTCGACGCGAACACTCATACGACAGCCATTACGTCAGAAAGTGCATCTGCAGCAACGAAGAGGACGACGTGGTCGCCGGGTTCAACCACGGTATCGCCACGAGGAACGACGAACTCTTTGTTGCGAGTAATCGCGCCAATAACGACTTCAGCAGGGAGTTCCGGAACACTTTCGTGGATGGACCGACCCGCCAGGACGCTCTCCTTGTCGACCTCGATTTCCAAAACCTCGGCTTGTCTATCTTCGATGAGCGAGAGGTTTTCGATCTTGCCTTCCTGTGTGAAACGGACGATTTCCTCAGCAGTTGATTCACGTGGGCTGATGGCGACATCAATCCCAACAGCCTCGAACAGTTCGGCGTTGTCGCCTGCTTCAACGACTGCGACTGTTCGCGGCACACCGATATTCTTTGCAAGTAATGATACGAGGAGATTCTTTTCGTCGCTTTCAGCTGTCGCGATCACCGCATCTGCATCGTCGATGTTCTCACCGATGAGGTAGTCTATATCCGTGGCGTTGTGCTCCATCACGACAGTGTCTGGGAGAATCTCGGCAAGTTGATGGGCACGGTCGCTTGACTGCTCGATTAGCCGCGGATTGAGCCCACGTTCCTCGAGGAGTTTTGCCGTGTGGTATCCTATATCGCTCCCACCAATTACAACAATATCCTGTGCTTCGTTCGAAGCTTCAGCGGGGACAACCGTCTTCGAAAACACTTGGACGCTGTCTGGTCGGCCAATAACGATCACCCGGTTGTCGGCTTCGATCCGCGTCTGCCCACGGGGAATCACTACATCCCCATTACGGACCAATGCAGCAAACGTGAGCGCCTCGAACTGGTCCGCCTCTTCGACAATCTGCCCAACAATCTCACTCTCTGCCGAGACTTCGAACTCGGACATCTGGACAAGACCCCCAGCGAAGGGGTCGACATCGACTGCTGCCGGGAGACTGACCACCCGAACGATGTCGTTGGCAGTTAAGAGATCAGTCGAAACCATGAAATCGACATCGAAAGCCCCCTCTGACTGGGTCCACGTCTCGAGGAAATTCGCGTTCCGGACTCGGGCGATCGTAAAGGCGTCGGCTACGGTCTTTGCTGTCATACACGTAACTAGGTTGATTTCATCATCATCCGTACTAGCGATGAGCATATCCGCCTTCTCAACACCGGCTTCCTGAAGAACCTCGAGCGATGTACCATCACCTTCTATCGCCAAGATACCGCGGGAATACGTGAGCTCCTCGACCTTATCGGGGTCGACATCGATGACGATGACGTCATGACTTTCAGTAAGGCTGGCAGCAATATTCGACCCAACCTCACCGGCCCCGACAACGATCACTCGCATTGGCTCATCCTCGGAGGACTCATTACCGCTATCTAACGGTGGAACCATACTAAAATGTCTTTTTCTCATTCGATCAACACTCGATAATGGTGACGTCGTCGATGGTCACGCTGATGAGGGTGTCGATTACGATCTCACAGTTATGAGGCGACCCGGGAGAGTGTTGTTCAGCAGCTGCTGTTTGACGTGATTCCGAAAGCTATCGGAAAACGTTCTTCCACTATCGGAATCATAACTTAATGTCATCTCAACCGTGCCATCGTGGCTAAACAAATGGACGGAGAAGCTCCGTTATTGGGTAGCTGGTACCGTTTTTCCCTATGGAGCTCGGGAGTGATCGGTTTGTAATGGACGGCTCTGTTGGAATCCTTGGCCAATGATAGATATATGTGACCGTGCTGAATACAGAGCGCGAATCGGTCACTCCTCGTTCAGTGAGAAGCGGCGATACAGATTGGTCGATACAACCTGTGGAGAGTATGGCCGCTCAGTCGTCAAGATATGGTTTCTCAACATGTGGGTCGCCCCCAATAAGCGTCGTCAGCCACCGAGTGACGGTATCGAACAACGCAACGAGTGGACCCAGTGCGCGTTCGACGTACGAAATCGGGCGGGCGACGCGGAGACTCCAGGACTCTGCATGGCCGAGCCCGTAGGATTTCGGCACGATTTCTCCGAAGACGAGGATTAGAACGCTGACGCTGAGTGTTGCTATTACGACGGCGAACCCAGGGGGAACGAACCGTGCAACAAGAAGTGTGATGATGCTGGTGATGGCGATGTTAACGAGGTTGTTCCCGACCAGCAGTGTGACGAGGAGTCGATGCGGGTTCGCACGGAGTTGTTGGAGCGTACGACTATCTCGTGTACTATTTTCGGGAGTAGTCTCCACCCATTCATCCGGGAGCGAAAAGATCGCTGACTCACTGCTGGAAAAGAACGCACTCAATGACAATAGAATCACGACTGCGAGAAGGGACGGTACCAAGAACAAGTATGTACTCATGTTTGACTCCTACAAAGGGAGGTGTATGAATACCGGTGGTTGATTCGCAAGCGTAGTGAGCGGGTGGTCCAACTTTCTCAACGTGAAACAAACACAGCAATCGTGCTGTACCCTCTGTATTCAGCACGCGCCTTCTATCCATTTCCAAGGACTTCAACAGAGCCTAATGGACGGTCTTTACCGACGGCCCATCGAATGGAGGGTATGAGAACGGAAGACCCGTTGGATATCGAGTACCGATCTCACGACCGGGTACAAAAGCTCACAGACGTTGTCCGATTCTGTGTCGAGGATATCAGCTTGTCGTTCGATCGCTGGGATGAACCCTACATTACTGGCCCAGGACTATACTTTGCCATTATCTCTGGATACACGGTACGGGATCACGCTGATCCGATGGGAGATAATCGATGGCCAATCTCCAAGTGCCGTGATGTCCTCAACGACGTCGATAGCTTCTACGAAGCGACATCAGACGTTGCTCGCTTACGGGATGGGGCAGTCGTAATAAGTGTGGACGGGATCGTTCAGGAGCAGATGGTTCGGTTTCGGGATTATGCATCCACATCTGATGAAGACAATGGACACACAGTCGAGTATGCCGACTGGATGGGTTCACGCCATATGAGTGCCGCCGACACGTCAGCACGACCTGAAGTCATAACGGCCATCACGCTTAGTGCTGAAAACGGGCGTGTCACCCTTTTTGAGGATGGAGACTATACCACCATGCCTCGGAATGACCTCTACCAAGCGTGGCTATAGTCATTTAATCCCTTAGACCTCCGTCATCTCCCTCTCTTATCAGCCCCTTCAGCCGGATACTGATATTCCTTTTCGGTTTCTGATTGATCCGTAAGAGTTTCATTTGGTGATTCGTCTTCAGCTTCGAGAAAACTGATTTCACGTTGTGGGAAGGGGATAACAATGTCTGCGTCATCGAATTCGTCGTAGACCAGTCGATTAATCTGGTCAATTGCTCGCTGTTCGCTAAATGGATGGGCAACGAAGGCCCAGAGTTCGAAGACGAGCGCAGAATCACCAAATTCGCGGAACATCACTCGTGGTGAGGGTGAGTCGAGGATGAGTGGGATTCTGTCGCAAACGCCAAGGAGAATCTCTTCGACATCTCGGTAGTCTGTTCCATATGCGACTGTAATTGGTACACGGATTCGCTTTCGCCGTTGTGGAGCTGACTCGTTAACGACCGATGCGGAGTTCAACACCGCGTTCGGGACTGTAATTAGGATATTGTCGCGTGTGAGAACCGTCGTACTCCGGATTCCGATGTCAGTGACTGTCCCTCGCTGACCGTCCTCCAAGATAATCACGTCTCCGGTTTTATAGGTGTCGTCGAAATACAGTGAAACACCACCGATCAAATTACCGATAGCTTCCTGTGCAGCCAACCCGAGGATAATTCCGATGATCCCTGCCGAAGCGAGAAACGGGGTGACATCAATCTCCCAAATGACGAGGAGGCTGATCCCAGTCCCGAGTACGATGAGGAGCGTCCAGAAGTTCTTGAAGATTGGCGAGAATTCATAGTCATTCTCAGTCGCATTCACGGCCTCGATCCATAGTCCTCCGAAGCGTTTTGCTGTTCGCATCCACAGTACGACGAGTATCGATAGGATAGCGCCGACGAGGAAGTAACTCGATTCGACGACCCCAAGAACGCTTAGACTGAGGTAAATCCCACCGAGAGCCACCGAAACGTACAGAGGCATGTGGATCTCCTGGAAAAAAGCACGGTTGATCGAGTCGTCGGGCCACTGGTCGGATTGGTCCAGGAGTTTATGCCCACTCCACTCGATAAGCCGTGAAAAAAGGTACGAGATGACGAGGATAGCAATGACGAGTACCCACGGCCGATCGCTAAGGGGAATATTGTCGGCGCTTTGGAGTAGAAATTCCGGGCTGTGAGAGATATCGATCATCGCCAATGTCCTGTCCATAGTTGATTCCGGGTATAAGTGTGTAGTGAGTGGTTCTCGAACTCATTTCGGGCTTCCGATTTCCACCAACGTTAGAGACGAGGTATTTCGCGTCGGAGGCGTGTGGTGAGCCGTAACAGTCGAGAGGGGAGATTTCGGTATTCTTGGACCATCAGCACCGAGCTAGCTGATCGTCGCCCTACCTGTTCTGGAAGCGACCCGATAACAGAACGACGGAAGAGGTCTTCGGATGTCGCTCCGAGAACGACGAGATCAGCGTTCTGCGATTGGTCCACTATCGTATCTCCAACAGAGTCACTCTCCACAATTTCTTGAGTGATTACTGGAACGCCCGTGAAGCCGGCGATAACACTGGCTAACATTGTTTCTTTTTCGTCATGTGTTGTTGCCGTCTCGTTAGGTGAGTTGACGATGATAACATGGATCTCTGCATCGTGAACGCGAGCGAGGGAGCCTGCTACGGTTGCTGCTAGGTCGGTGTTCGGACCTCCAGCGATGGGAAGCAGAATACGCTGTAGTTCCTCGTTGTCGTCCATCCGTTTAACGAGTACATCACACGGTGCTTTTCGGAGTACCTGATCAAGATGTGATCCTAGGATGATGTCTCGACGACGTGGGCGCCCTCGCCATCCCATGAGAGTCGTCTCAATGTCTTGTTCCTCTGCTCTGCTGAGGATTCCGCTCGCTATCGAACGAGCAAATCGAATGCGGCTCGTTACCTCGATAGCCTGATCGTTGACGATATCAGCAGCATAGTCGAGAACCTCACGCTCATCATCGATGAGCCGGTTGCCTTCAGAAAGCGGCAACTGCTGGGGAACTCGGACCACCGTCAGCAGTTCAAGTGGACGCCTGGTGTCGGCCGCGATATCTGCAGCTGTCGAAACAAGTTGGTCTGCCGTCTCTGGATTCGAGATCGGAACGAGAATTGAGCCCTGTGTGGTCGTAGTAGTCATTACGTATTGAATGTTCCACACCAGATTTAGGAGTTCGGTCTGAACAATATGTGAGAAAAATAAATTGATTTACAACGATACCGGAGGAGTTCAGCTTTGAATTACTGCTCCTCGCTATCGAAATTCCAAGTCCTCGTGTAACCGGCGTTTGTTCCGTAAGCGCAACTCTTTAAGGGACACGTCTTCGGTGAGTATCGTTCGAATCTTGTCCAGGAGCTGTTCCGAGGCGAGGAAGTCGGGAACGATAGCTCGGCCAGCTCGGCAGCGCCGCCAGTCGAGTGCAAACAGTCCGGTGGCGGACAGATCAGTAGAACGACCGTTGATAAGCATACCAGCGTGCCCCGTAGTGGTTGGGCCATAACAGGGCACGCCAGTACCCCATAGCCGGTAGGGCCTCAAGTAGCTTGTGTGATTATCTGAGTGAACGTTTATCCTCTCTCAATCCATCTGAAATGGAATTCAGCTTTGACAGGAACCGGCTACACGAATCCTTTTCCGTCCCCATCTCTTATCGGGCACGTTCGAAGAATCGGACTTGGGGTTGGGCCATGACTCAGGAAGAACGTATCTCGGAGGCGATTAATCTGCTACAGGAACTCGGGCTCAAGGAGTACGAAGCGCGCTGTTTTCTGGCGCTCACACAGCTGTCCACCGGCACGGCGAAAGAGATTAACGAAATCTCCGAGGTGCCTCGGACGCGAGTGTACGATGCAATCGGTGTACTCGAGTCAGAAGGGTTAGTCGAAGTACAGCACGCGAACCCGCAGCGGTTTCGAGCCGTGGGGATCGACGAGGCGACGCGGACGCTTCGCCGAAAATACGACACCCGTATCGAATCGCTCGAATCGAATCTTCAGACTATTGAGCGGCGAAAACTCGAGGAGGATGACACCCAGCTCCAGGAGGTGTGGTCGCTGATGGGCAACGAAGCGATCGAGTCCCGGACGCTCGACCTCATCGACGAAGCGGAGTCGGAAATCGCCCTGCTCGTCGTCGACGAGGAACTGCTGTCGGACGCGCTGTTCGAGCGCCTCGACGC is part of the Natronosalvus caseinilyticus genome and encodes:
- a CDS encoding DUF21 domain-containing protein, coding for MSTYLFLVPSLLAVVILLSLSAFFSSSESAIFSLPDEWVETTPENSTRDSRTLQQLRANPHRLLVTLLVGNNLVNIAITSIITLLVARFVPPGFAVVIATLSVSVLILVFGEIVPKSYGLGHAESWSLRVARPISYVERALGPLVALFDTVTRWLTTLIGGDPHVEKPYLDD
- a CDS encoding orc1/cdc6 family replication initiation protein, with translation MLNEDGSGSVFVNRDLVEPDTIIDEERIVGRDDQLESVVSFLRPTLQGNRPPNMLLYGPAGTGKSLIIGAVTQQIVELCKSKGENFGVVDINCQPINTLDQAVYELVQTVAKDIDAKVGVPETGVSTKRKYRRLYELINEHYDSVIFILDEIDLLVGRRANDEPAYSKLLYQLSRASNTNEIEGRVSVAVLTNDPKFMEDIDGRAESSFNPRDVYFPDYDANQLREILRNRRDAFRPDALSDDVIPLVAAFAAQSHGDARKAIDLFRGAGDLADERGDDSVEEHHVRESQEEIDKDRSLKLVEGLTTQKKISLYATAAVAHYSKRSGNSVPSPVGFKVYQWVTDELDTDQMTRETYVKYVKELSTYGLISTSRKSRGRGGGMYMEFTFTGDPTGIMNRLTEDTRLESIADQEEFLRTVVNAQLNEFHQD
- the trkA gene encoding Trk system potassium transporter TrkA, with product MRVIVVGAGEVGSNIAASLTESHDVIVIDVDPDKVEELTYSRGILAIEGDGTSLEVLQEAGVEKADMLIASTDDDEINLVTCMTAKTVADAFTIARVRNANFLETWTQSEGAFDVDFMVSTDLLTANDIVRVVSLPAAVDVDPFAGGLVQMSEFEVSAESEIVGQIVEEADQFEALTFAALVRNGDVVIPRGQTRIEADNRVIVIGRPDSVQVFSKTVVPAEASNEAQDIVVIGGSDIGYHTAKLLEERGLNPRLIEQSSDRAHQLAEILPDTVVMEHNATDIDYLIGENIDDADAVIATAESDEKNLLVSLLAKNIGVPRTVAVVEAGDNAELFEAVGIDVAISPRESTAEEIVRFTQEGKIENLSLIEDRQAEVLEIEVDKESVLAGRSIHESVPELPAEVVIGAITRNKEFVVPRGDTVVEPGDHVVLFVAADALSDVMAVV
- a CDS encoding mechanosensitive ion channel family protein, producing the protein MIDISHSPEFLLQSADNIPLSDRPWVLVIAILVISYLFSRLIEWSGHKLLDQSDQWPDDSINRAFFQEIHMPLYVSVALGGIYLSLSVLGVVESSYFLVGAILSILVVLWMRTAKRFGGLWIEAVNATENDYEFSPIFKNFWTLLIVLGTGISLLVIWEIDVTPFLASAGIIGIILGLAAQEAIGNLIGGVSLYFDDTYKTGDVIILEDGQRGTVTDIGIRSTTVLTRDNILITVPNAVLNSASVVNESAPQRRKRIRVPITVAYGTDYRDVEEILLGVCDRIPLILDSPSPRVMFREFGDSALVFELWAFVAHPFSEQRAIDQINRLVYDEFDDADIVIPFPQREISFLEAEDESPNETLTDQSETEKEYQYPAEGADKRGR
- a CDS encoding TrkH family potassium uptake protein, producing the protein MSVRVDWRVSCRLVGTILKWLWVPLLLPLGIALYDGTALLPFVLPIFGTALLGLGLEQLTDERDLRAREAFLMVSLTWLSIALVGAVPFLLAGEGTLAEPVNALFESMSGVTTTGATVVVNFERHSRAILMWRAVLQWLGGLGILVLATAVLSQLSVGGAQLMETETQTQDVNKLTPQISETAALLWKLYIGLTGLQVAVLYGLHLVGYAPEMTLYDAIAHAFTTISTSGFSPRGDSIAAFSPAVQWVIIPFMAIGATSFVLLYFVFQGNFDRLRNSDEFRFYVAILGFFSLGVGGMLFANGGPYTNLEEIARHAIFQVVSIVTTTGYASTDFNLWSAGPKHLLFVCMFIGGMAGSTTCSIKTLRWLVVVKAFRRDLFTAASPSAIRPVRLSGSVIDEETIRDIYAYTLVSLVFFILATIFVVIDASRVQLTVSEFEAMSAAAATFFNIGPAFGIAGPLESYDPFPQSTKLVMIFLMWVGRIEIIPVLVLLTPSYWRT